One Erythrobacter sp. SDW2 genomic region harbors:
- the nuoE gene encoding NADH-quinone oxidoreductase subunit NuoE: MADRHLAPDTPELRARWGGFEFTPEVKAKADWHIAKYPEGRQRSAVMPLLDLAQRQVGEETGTQGWLPLPVIEYVAKYLDMPVIRVVEVATFYFMYNLVPVGKYHVQVCGTTPCMLRGSDDIIAACKKRGMVKGGVSEDGLWTLTEVECMGNCATAPMVQINDDNYEDLTVERLDAVLDALAKGETPKAGTQEPGKHTSEPSGGPTTLKEMVSANHDYRKEW, from the coding sequence ATGGCTGATCGTCATCTCGCCCCCGATACCCCCGAACTGCGCGCGCGCTGGGGTGGCTTTGAATTTACGCCTGAAGTCAAGGCCAAGGCCGACTGGCACATCGCCAAGTATCCCGAAGGGCGTCAGCGTTCGGCGGTGATGCCGCTGCTCGACCTTGCCCAGCGGCAGGTTGGCGAAGAGACCGGCACTCAAGGCTGGCTGCCGCTGCCGGTGATAGAATATGTCGCCAAGTATCTCGACATGCCGGTGATCCGGGTGGTCGAGGTTGCAACGTTCTATTTCATGTATAACCTTGTTCCGGTTGGGAAATACCACGTCCAGGTTTGCGGCACCACGCCCTGCATGCTGCGCGGCAGCGACGATATCATCGCCGCTTGCAAGAAGCGCGGGATGGTGAAGGGCGGTGTATCGGAAGACGGGTTGTGGACCCTGACCGAAGTCGAATGCATGGGCAATTGCGCCACCGCGCCGATGGTCCAGATCAATGACGACAATTACGAGGACCTGACCGTCGAGCGGCTCGATGCGGTGCTCGATGCGCTGGCCAAGGGCGAAACGCCCAAGGCCGGGACACAGGAGCCGGGCAAGCACACCAGCGAACCTTCGGGCGGGCCGACCACGCTGAAAGAGATGGTCAGCGCCAATCACGATTACCGGAAGGAATGGTGA
- a CDS encoding NADH-quinone oxidoreductase subunit D yields MSVQLEESPTTGDEVISNYTINFGPQHPAAHGVLRMVMELDGEIIERIDPHVGLLHRGTEKLIEHKTYLQALPYFDRLDYCSPLCMEHSYVLAIEKLLNLEVPIRAQYLRVLFAELTRICNHMLNIGAHVMDVGAMTPNLWVFELREDCLNFFERASGARMHSAWFRPGGVHQDVPEKLLVDIGDWLDTRLPELFGDAMSLVMDNRIFKQRNVDIAVVSKDDAVAWGFSGPMIRAAGIPWDIRKSQPYEVYDRMEFDIPVGTNSDCYDRFMVRVKEVYESAKIIKQCIAQMPSGPVASTDGKISPPKRGEMKQSMESLIHHFKLYTEGFKVPAGEVYVATESPKGEFGVYLVSDGTNKPYRCKIRPTAFSHLQAMDFMSKGHMLPDATAILGAIDVVFGECDR; encoded by the coding sequence CGGCGGCGCACGGCGTGCTGCGCATGGTGATGGAGCTTGATGGCGAGATCATCGAACGGATCGACCCGCATGTCGGCCTGCTCCACCGCGGGACCGAGAAGCTGATCGAGCACAAGACCTACCTCCAGGCGCTGCCCTATTTTGACCGGCTCGATTACTGCAGCCCGCTGTGCATGGAGCACAGCTATGTGCTCGCGATCGAGAAGCTGCTCAATCTCGAAGTGCCGATCCGCGCGCAATATCTGCGCGTGCTGTTCGCCGAGCTGACCCGCATCTGCAACCACATGCTCAACATCGGGGCGCATGTGATGGATGTCGGCGCGATGACGCCGAACCTGTGGGTGTTCGAACTGCGCGAGGATTGCCTCAACTTTTTCGAACGCGCCAGCGGTGCGCGCATGCACAGCGCCTGGTTCCGTCCCGGCGGTGTGCACCAGGACGTGCCCGAAAAGCTGCTAGTCGATATCGGCGACTGGCTCGACACCCGCCTGCCGGAACTGTTCGGCGACGCCATGAGCCTCGTCATGGACAACCGCATCTTCAAGCAGCGCAATGTCGATATCGCTGTCGTCAGCAAGGACGATGCCGTCGCCTGGGGCTTCAGCGGCCCGATGATCCGTGCAGCGGGCATCCCGTGGGATATCCGCAAGAGCCAGCCCTACGAAGTTTATGACCGGATGGAGTTCGACATTCCCGTCGGCACCAATTCGGACTGCTATGACCGCTTTATGGTGCGGGTGAAGGAAGTCTACGAAAGCGCCAAGATCATCAAGCAGTGCATAGCCCAGATGCCTTCAGGCCCCGTTGCCAGCACCGACGGCAAGATCTCGCCCCCCAAGCGCGGCGAGATGAAGCAGTCGATGGAAAGCCTGATCCACCACTTCAAGCTCTACACCGAAGGCTTCAAGGTCCCGGCAGGCGAGGTCTATGTCGCGACCGAAAGCCCCAAGGGCGAATTCGGCGTCTATCTCGTCAGCGATGGCACCAACAAGCCGTATCGCTGCAAGATCCGCCCGACCGCTTTCAGCCACCTCCAAGCGATGGACTTCATGTCCAAAGGCCACATGCTGCCCGACGCGACGGCCATCCTCGGCGCGATCGACGTGGTGTTCGGGGAGTGTGACCGGTGA